In Dromiciops gliroides isolate mDroGli1 chromosome 4, mDroGli1.pri, whole genome shotgun sequence, one DNA window encodes the following:
- the LOC122753288 gene encoding PCNA-associated factor-like, whose protein sequence is MVRTKADCMPGSYRKVVAARAPRKALGHSSFANASPSPTSRKVESKYAGGNPVCVRPTPTWQKGIGEFFGMSSKHSEKENQIPDEAEAGSSGLGKPKRKSRPLQPDPTEDDGCPDEE, encoded by the coding sequence ATGGTGCGGACGAAGGCCGACTGCATGCCAGGCTCCTACCGCAAAGTGGTGGCGGCTCGAGCACCCCGGAAGGCGCTGGGTCACTCTAGCTTCGCCAACGCCTCTCCTTCGCCCACGTCCAGGAAAGTTGAAAGTAAGTATGCTGGTGGAAACCCAGTATGTGTACGGCCAACACCCACATGGCAAAAAGGAATTGGAGAATTCTTTGGGATGTCATCtaaacattcagaaaaagagaatCAAATTCCTGATGAAGCAGAGGCAGGAAGTAGCGGCCTAGGAAAACCTAAAAGAAAATCTCGTCCTTTGCAACCTGATCCCACAGAGGATGATGGGTGTCCAGATGAAGAATAG